In Litorimonas taeanensis, one DNA window encodes the following:
- the gap gene encoding type I glyceraldehyde-3-phosphate dehydrogenase, with amino-acid sequence MTIRIGINGFGRIGRLVARAIEEYNIEDIELVAINSPGSIEVSSHLLRYDSVHGRFGVTVETGEEAGISWMDYGRGRIRMTHHRDPAEINWGALDVDIVMECTGIFRSKERVQPHFEAGAKAVLISAPGDNVDKTIVYGVNHQDIGADDRVVSCASCTTNCLAPVAKVIMESVGIRRGFMTTVHSYTQDQRILDNSHKDLYRARAAGLNMIPTSTGAAKAVGLVIPELKGKLSGTAVRVPTANVSMVDLAFQPEMHTTAEELNEVMKTAAQGPMKGVICYSENPLVSSDLNHDPNSATYASLLTKALDGNLVKVIAWYDNEWGFANRMIDVARVMGNTQKEA; translated from the coding sequence ATGACTATCCGAATAGGTATTAATGGTTTTGGACGTATTGGACGACTCGTCGCGCGTGCCATCGAAGAATATAATATTGAAGACATAGAGCTGGTCGCAATTAATTCCCCTGGTTCAATCGAAGTCTCCTCCCATCTCTTACGATATGATAGTGTTCATGGCCGTTTCGGCGTAACTGTAGAAACTGGCGAAGAGGCCGGTATTTCTTGGATGGATTATGGGCGCGGACGGATTCGCATGACTCATCACCGCGATCCAGCTGAAATTAATTGGGGCGCGCTTGATGTTGACATTGTTATGGAATGCACAGGCATTTTCCGAAGTAAAGAACGTGTTCAACCGCATTTTGAAGCTGGAGCCAAAGCTGTTCTAATTTCCGCCCCTGGTGACAATGTCGACAAGACTATCGTTTATGGTGTTAACCACCAAGATATCGGAGCTGATGACCGTGTCGTTTCTTGCGCTTCTTGTACTACCAACTGTCTCGCTCCAGTAGCGAAAGTTATTATGGAGTCTGTCGGCATTAGAAGAGGTTTCATGACGACTGTGCATAGTTACACTCAAGATCAGCGAATTTTGGATAACAGTCATAAAGACCTATATCGTGCACGCGCAGCAGGCTTAAATATGATACCAACCAGCACGGGTGCTGCCAAAGCTGTTGGATTGGTAATTCCTGAACTTAAAGGAAAGCTTTCAGGCACAGCTGTTCGCGTACCAACGGCGAACGTCTCTATGGTTGACCTCGCTTTCCAACCTGAAATGCATACAACAGCTGAAGAGCTTAACGAGGTTATGAAAACCGCGGCTCAAGGGCCAATGAAAGGTGTAATTTGCTACTCTGAAAATCCACTGGTGAGTTCAGATTTAAACCACGATCCGAATTCGGCGACTTATGCGTCACTCTTGACAAAGGCCCTGGACGGTAACTTGGTCAAGGTTATTGCTTGGTATGATAATGAATGGGGTTTTGCGAATAGAATGATTGATGTTGCGCGCGTTATGGGTAACACGCAAAAAGAAGCTTAA
- a CDS encoding phosphoglycerate kinase: protein MDFRRLEDAKLKGSTALVRVDFNVPRDKDGKITDDTRLKAALPTIKALQDKGAKIVLLSHFGRPKGEIDKALSLKFIVSPLAEALGTPVVFASDLNPNVVQVMNDGDVVLLENTRFHAGETKGNVALAKDMAALGDIFVMDAFSAAHRDHASSAGIAEFLPAYAGLAMERELDHISRALDIPKKPVMAIVGGAKVSTKIDLLKNLVSRLDRLVIGGGMANTFLFAQGYDVGASLCEKDLKETALDIMKNAKKANCEIILPTDVVVAKEFKANPESRVCGLDDVKSDEMILDAGPATVDKIVDAMEASQTLIWNGPLGAFELPPFDTSTVESAKYAAKLCKSGKIIAVAGGGDTVSALNQAGVSDDFTFISTAGGAFLEWMEGKILPGVEILRK from the coding sequence ATGGATTTTCGTCGCCTCGAAGACGCCAAGCTTAAGGGTAGCACAGCCCTCGTTCGTGTAGACTTTAACGTTCCCCGCGATAAGGATGGAAAAATCACTGACGACACACGGCTGAAAGCTGCGCTTCCAACAATTAAAGCCCTGCAGGACAAAGGGGCTAAAATTGTACTGTTAAGCCATTTTGGTCGCCCAAAAGGTGAAATTGACAAAGCCCTCTCCCTCAAGTTTATCGTCTCCCCTCTAGCCGAAGCACTTGGCACGCCTGTCGTCTTCGCCTCTGACCTAAACCCTAATGTCGTTCAAGTTATGAATGATGGAGATGTTGTGTTGCTTGAAAACACGCGTTTTCATGCGGGAGAAACGAAAGGCAATGTCGCTCTTGCCAAAGATATGGCAGCACTTGGCGACATATTTGTCATGGATGCTTTTTCAGCAGCTCACCGTGACCATGCGTCATCAGCAGGAATTGCTGAGTTTCTTCCTGCCTATGCTGGTCTGGCTATGGAACGAGAGCTGGACCACATTAGTCGGGCGCTCGACATCCCCAAAAAACCAGTTATGGCGATTGTTGGCGGCGCGAAAGTATCGACAAAAATTGATCTTTTAAAGAACCTAGTTTCACGTCTGGACCGCCTTGTTATTGGCGGTGGAATGGCGAATACGTTTCTTTTTGCCCAAGGTTATGATGTAGGGGCTTCGCTGTGTGAGAAAGATTTAAAAGAAACCGCGCTAGACATCATGAAAAATGCCAAAAAGGCCAATTGCGAAATCATCTTGCCGACTGATGTTGTAGTTGCAAAAGAATTCAAAGCTAATCCAGAAAGCCGCGTTTGTGGGTTAGACGATGTAAAATCAGATGAGATGATTCTCGATGCTGGGCCAGCGACTGTAGATAAAATTGTGGATGCTATGGAGGCTAGCCAAACCTTGATTTGGAATGGTCCGCTCGGCGCTTTTGAGCTCCCCCCTTTCGACACAAGCACTGTTGAATCTGCTAAATATGCCGCAAAACTATGTAAATCAGGCAAGATTATTGCTGTGGCTGGAGGCGGAGATACTGTATCAGCCCTCAATCAGGCCGGTGTTTCTGATGACTTCACCTTTATCAGCACAGCTGGCGGCGCTTTCCTCGAATGGATGGAAGGTAAAATTCTCCCCGGCGTAGAAATATTAAGAAAATAG
- a CDS encoding class I fructose-bisphosphate aldolase: protein MDLEALNKVAIAMVEPGKGLLAADESHGTIGKRFDSISTENTEENRRDWREMLFRTENAMKNHVSGVILFDETLRQSAKDGTKFVDLIKSHGSIPGIKVDKGITPLAGRPGENITQGLDGLRERLAEYYELGARFAKWRAVIEISHPDQYVGATPTRGGIKANNHALGRYAALCQEANIVPIVEPEILMGGHHSVERCHEVTEKVLNSLFTELYEQGVALEGTILKPNMVVAGKKCPDQPSREEIAERTIKVLKDTVPAAVPGIAFLSGGQDNEEATRNLDMMNKIGGFPWKLTYSYGRALQQSALFAWQGKAENYDAAQTAFNHRAHMNGLASLGQWTQGEDDKVAA, encoded by the coding sequence ATGGATTTAGAAGCACTAAATAAAGTTGCTATAGCAATGGTGGAACCCGGAAAAGGTCTCTTGGCCGCCGATGAAAGCCACGGCACAATTGGCAAACGCTTTGATTCAATCAGCACAGAAAACACAGAAGAAAACCGCCGAGATTGGCGCGAAATGTTGTTCCGTACCGAGAACGCCATGAAAAACCATGTTTCTGGCGTTATTCTCTTCGACGAGACACTCCGTCAAAGTGCCAAAGATGGCACAAAATTTGTGGATCTTATTAAATCACACGGTTCCATTCCCGGCATTAAAGTCGATAAAGGCATTACTCCACTCGCTGGACGACCTGGTGAAAACATCACCCAAGGCCTAGACGGATTACGAGAACGTCTTGCAGAATATTATGAGCTAGGCGCACGTTTCGCGAAGTGGCGTGCTGTAATCGAAATATCTCATCCCGATCAATATGTCGGCGCCACACCAACACGCGGTGGAATTAAAGCAAACAACCATGCTCTAGGCCGGTATGCCGCTTTATGCCAAGAAGCGAATATAGTCCCTATCGTTGAACCTGAAATCCTTATGGGCGGACATCATTCTGTAGAGCGCTGCCACGAAGTCACTGAGAAAGTCCTCAACTCTCTCTTCACGGAGCTCTATGAGCAAGGTGTGGCACTTGAAGGCACAATCCTTAAACCCAATATGGTCGTCGCAGGGAAAAAATGCCCAGACCAGCCTTCTCGCGAAGAAATCGCTGAGCGCACTATCAAAGTTTTGAAAGACACTGTTCCTGCCGCCGTCCCTGGCATTGCCTTCCTATCAGGTGGCCAAGACAATGAAGAAGCTACTCGCAATTTGGACATGATGAATAAAATTGGTGGTTTCCCTTGGAAGCTAACATACTCATATGGACGCGCCTTGCAACAATCTGCGCTATTTGCTTGGCAAGGCAAGGCTGAAAATTACGATGCTGCCCAAACAGCCTTTAATCATCGCGCGCATATGAACGGGCTAGCCTCGCTCGGACAATGGACCCAAGGTGAAGACGACAAAGTCGCGGCCTAG
- a CDS encoding helix-turn-helix domain-containing protein produces the protein MTIRVNLDRVLLERRMSLTELAERVGITLANLSILKTGKARAVRFSTLSALCRELDCQPADILVYEPEQDEGKMAAE, from the coding sequence ATGACTATTCGTGTAAATCTCGACCGCGTTTTGCTTGAAAGACGTATGAGCTTAACTGAATTGGCTGAGCGTGTAGGTATTACACTAGCCAATTTATCAATTCTGAAAACTGGCAAGGCCAGAGCTGTTCGGTTTTCAACTCTATCGGCCTTGTGCCGAGAGCTTGACTGTCAACCTGCCGATATTCTGGTTTATGAACCAGAACAGGATGAGGGAAAGATGGCCGCCGAATAG
- a CDS encoding DUF2975 domain-containing protein — MTENLSSANDMSDYDFNLDDQSGNRMARILQLGTLIGRIVLGLAVFVTLVAALWMALSTGFQDELFKTVGMENTPSHLLLPATCLVLAVIAAAWFWVLHILSKIVDTLISGDPFVPMNIGRLRRMWIIIALTEVFRMVVVNMTGAFFPNSDDSLKIRIGVWFLVFVIATLSEAFRYGAIMRRDQELTI; from the coding sequence ATGACAGAGAATCTCTCATCGGCAAATGATATGTCTGATTATGATTTTAATCTAGATGATCAATCTGGCAACCGAATGGCTCGGATCCTTCAATTGGGGACTCTAATAGGCCGTATCGTATTAGGGCTAGCGGTTTTCGTAACTTTAGTAGCGGCGCTTTGGATGGCGCTATCGACAGGGTTTCAAGATGAGCTGTTTAAGACAGTCGGCATGGAAAACACCCCTAGTCATCTACTTTTACCAGCTACATGTCTTGTCTTAGCGGTAATTGCCGCGGCGTGGTTTTGGGTTTTACATATTCTGAGTAAAATTGTTGATACGCTTATATCGGGTGATCCATTCGTACCTATGAACATAGGTCGATTGCGGCGGATGTGGATTATCATCGCTCTGACTGAAGTTTTCCGTATGGTGGTCGTAAATATGACCGGTGCATTCTTTCCAAATTCAGACGATAGTCTTAAAATTCGGATTGGTGTTTGGTTTCTCGTTTTCGTGATTGCAACTTTATCGGAAGCTTTTCGTTATGGTGCTATTATGCGCCGTGACCAAGAGCTGACAATCTAA